The following proteins are co-located in the Terriglobales bacterium genome:
- a CDS encoding 3-oxoacyl-ACP reductase family protein: MKNGLYDLSGKTALITGGARGIGRAIAEAFTAAGAHVGIVDCRFDQAEETAREMASRNGAIAAAFAADVTDLETVMAMRDAALRRFGQIDILVNNAGWDRLTPFLKTTPQLWDRIIGINYRGVLNTCYAVLPHMVERKQGAIVNISSDSARVGSLGEAVYAGAKAGIIAFSKTLAREHARDNVRVNVVCPGLVETPLLEEMHREEFPHKVLTAVTGAIPLKRVGRPEDIAPTVVFLASGAAGYVTGQVLSVNGGLTMAG; encoded by the coding sequence ATGAAGAACGGGTTGTACGATCTCAGCGGCAAGACGGCGTTGATCACCGGCGGCGCACGGGGCATTGGCCGGGCCATCGCGGAAGCTTTTACGGCCGCCGGCGCCCACGTCGGTATTGTGGACTGTCGCTTCGATCAGGCGGAAGAAACCGCACGCGAAATGGCCTCGCGCAACGGCGCCATCGCCGCAGCCTTTGCCGCTGACGTCACCGACCTGGAAACGGTGATGGCCATGCGCGATGCCGCCCTCCGCCGTTTCGGCCAGATCGACATCCTGGTGAACAACGCGGGTTGGGACCGCCTGACGCCCTTCCTGAAGACCACGCCGCAGCTCTGGGACCGCATCATCGGCATCAACTATCGCGGCGTGCTCAACACCTGCTATGCGGTGCTCCCGCACATGGTGGAGCGCAAGCAGGGCGCCATTGTGAATATCAGTTCGGACTCCGCGCGCGTCGGCTCGTTGGGCGAGGCGGTCTATGCCGGCGCCAAAGCCGGCATCATCGCTTTCTCCAAAACGTTGGCGCGGGAGCACGCGCGCGACAACGTCCGCGTCAACGTCGTCTGCCCCGGTTTGGTGGAAACGCCGCTGCTCGAGGAGATGCACCGCGAGGAATTCCCGCACAAGGTGCTGACCGCGGTCACCGGCGCCATCCCGCTGAAGCGCGTGGGCCGGCCGGAGGATATCGCGCCCACGGTGGTGTTCCTGGCCTCGGGCGCGGCGGGCTACGTTACCGGCCAGGTGCTGAGCGTCAACGGCGGGCTGACCATGGCGGGCTGA